The following coding sequences lie in one Arabidopsis thaliana chromosome 3, partial sequence genomic window:
- a CDS encoding F-box family protein (F-box family protein; CONTAINS InterPro DOMAIN/s: F-box domain, cyclin-like (InterPro:IPR001810), F-box domain, Skp2-like (InterPro:IPR022364), F-box associated domain, type 1 (InterPro:IPR006527), F-box associated interaction domain (InterPro:IPR017451); BEST Arabidopsis thaliana protein match is: F-box and associated interaction domains-containing protein (TAIR:AT3G22350.1); Has 2047 Blast hits to 1798 proteins in 46 species: Archae - 0; Bacteria - 0; Metazoa - 0; Fungi - 0; Plants - 2045; Viruses - 0; Other Eukaryotes - 2 (source: NCBI BLink).), with amino-acid sequence MSNLPLDLVEEILSRVPATSLKRLRSTCKSWNNCYKDQRFTEKHSVIAAKQFLVLMLKDCRVSSVSVNLNEIHNNIAAPSIELKGVVGPQMQISGIFHCDGLLLCTTKDDRLEVWNPCTGQTRRVQHSIHYKTNSEFVLGYVNNNSRHSYKILRYWNFYMSNYRVSEFEIYDFSSDSWRFIDEVNPYCLTEGEVSLKGNTYWLASDEKRDIDLILRFDFSIERYQRLNLPILKSDYETEALSVVREKQLSVLLKRNDTLEREIWVTTNDKIDHTTKNLLWIKFLAIDQRTCYHWSCVSFFIDEEKKMAVFCDGYIGGINETSRRMFYIIGEDKYYRELYVGDSPIRSHRPFVFNYVPSLVQIPQATVIPKRRRQQLSLVLQRCRASKVDVWITDKIDTKEVQWSKFFTVDVDIGGRAMLSYDSFFIDKEKGMALLCGL; translated from the exons ATGTCAAATCTTCCACTGGATTTAGTAGAGGAAATACTCTCAAGGGTTCCAGCAACATCTTTGAAACGATTACGATCTACTTGCAAATCATGGAACAATTGCTACAAAGACCAAAGATTCACGGAGAAGCACTCTGTTATAGCAGCAAAGCAGTTTCTAGTTCTAATGTTGAAGGATTGTAGGGTTTCCTCAGTGAGCGTCAATCTCAATGAAATTCACAATAACATCGCTGCTCCATCTATAGAGTTGAAGGGTGTAGTTGGGCCACAGATGCAAATATCTGGAATCTTTCACTGCGATGGTTTATTGTTATGCACCACCAAAGACGATAGACTTGAGGTTTGGAACCCTTGTACTGGCCAAACCAGGCGGGTCCAACACAGTATACATTACAAGACTAACTCTGAGTTTGTTCTTGGGTACGTCAACAACAACTCTCGCCATAgctacaaaatcttgaggtACTGGAATTTTTACATGTCTAACTACCGAGTTAGTGAGTTCGAAATCTATGACTTTAGCTCTGATTCATGGAGGTTTATTGATGAAGTTAATCCCTACTGCCTCACAGAAGGAGAGGTGTCTTTGAAAGGAAATACTTACTGGCTAGCTTCCGATGAAAAACGAGATATAGATCTCATACTAAGGTTTGATTTCTCAATAGAAAGATATCAACGCTTGAATCTTCCGATTCTGAAATCTGACTATGAAACTGAAGCTCTATCAGTTGTTAGAGAAAAGCAACTTTCAGTATTACTTAAGAGGAATGATACTCTAGAGAGGGAGATTTGGGTGACGACCAATGACAAGATTGATCACACGACCAAAAACTTGTTGTGGATCAAGTTCTTAGCAATTGATCAACGTACTTGTTATCATTGGTCTTGTGTGAGTTTCTTCATcgacgaggagaagaaaatggcCGTGTTTTGTGATGGTTATATAGGAGGCATCAATGAGACTAGCAGACGCATGTTCTACATTATTGGAGAGGATAAATATTACAGAGAATTATATGTCGGAGATTCTCCAATAAGATCACACAGGCCATTTGTTTTCAACTACGTTCCAAGTTTGGTTCAAATCCCGCAAGCTACAGTTATACCTAAACGCAGAAGac AACAACTATCATTGGTACTTCAGCGTTGTCGTGCATCAAAGGTGGATGTATGGATAACTGATAAGATTGATACTAAAGAAGTGCAGTGGAGCAAATTCTTTACGGTAGATGTAGACATTGGTGGTCGTGCTATGTTATCGTATGACAGTTTCTTCATCGACAAGGAGAAAGGAATGGCCTTGCTATGTGGGTTGTGA
- the CIPK1 gene encoding CBL-interacting protein kinase 1 (CBL-interacting protein kinase 1 (CIPK1); CONTAINS InterPro DOMAIN/s: Protein kinase, ATP binding site (InterPro:IPR017441), Serine/threonine-protein kinase domain (InterPro:IPR002290), NAF/FISL domain (InterPro:IPR018451), Serine/threonine-protein kinase-like domain (InterPro:IPR017442), Serine/threonine-protein kinase, active site (InterPro:IPR008271), Protein kinase-like domain (InterPro:IPR011009), NAF domain (InterPro:IPR004041), CBL-interacting protein kinase (InterPro:IPR020660), Protein kinase, catalytic domain (InterPro:IPR000719), Tyrosine-protein kinase, catalytic domain (InterPro:IPR020635), Calcium/calmodulin-dependent protein kinase-like (InterPro:IPR020636); BEST Arabidopsis thaliana protein match is: CBL-interacting protein kinase 17 (TAIR:AT1G48260.1); Has 128786 Blast hits to 126868 proteins in 3954 species: Archae - 151; Bacteria - 15250; Metazoa - 47593; Fungi - 12814; Plants - 31341; Viruses - 523; Other Eukaryotes - 21114 (source: NCBI BLink).), translating into MVRRQEEEKKAEKGMRLGKYELGRTLGEGNFGKVKFAKDTVSGHSFAVKIIDKSRIADLNFSLQIKREIRTLKMLKHPHIVRLHEVLASKTKINMVMELVTGGELFDRIVSNGKLTETDGRKMFQQLIDGISYCHSKGVFHRDLKLENVLLDAKGHIKITDFGLSALPQHFRDDGLLHTTCGSPNYVAPEVLANRGYDGAASDIWSCGVILYVILTGCLPFDDRNLAVLYQKICKGDPPIPRWLSPGARTMIKRMLDPNPVTRITVVGIKASEWFKLEYIPSIPDDDDEEEVDTDDDAFSIQELGSEEGKGSDSPTIINAFQLIGMSSFLDLSGFFEQENVSERRIRFTSNSSAKDLLEKIETAVTEMGFSVQKKHAKLRVKQEERNQKGQVGLSVTAEVFEIKPSLNVVELRKSYGDSCLYRQLYERLLKDVGTSSPEQEIVT; encoded by the exons ATGGTGAGAAGgcaagaggaggagaagaaggcgGAGAAGGGAATGCGTCTGGGGAAATACGAGCTAGGGAGGACGCTCGGCGAGGGTAATTTCGGTAAAGTTAAATTCGCTAAAGATACCGTCTCCGGTCATTCCTTCGCCGTTAAAATCATCGACAAGTCTCGTATCGCCGATCTCAACTTCTCCTTACAG ATAAAAAGAGAGATCCGGACTCTGAAAATGTTGAAACATCCCCACATTGTTAGATTACATGAG GTCTTGGCTAGCAAAACGAAAATTAATATGGTAATGGAACTTGTTACCGGAGGAGAATTGTTCGACAGAATT GTTTCCAACGGAAAATTAACAGAAACTGATGgaagaaaaatgtttcagCAGCTTATCGATGGAATCAGCTACTGTCATAGCAAAGGTGTTTTCCACAGGGATCTCAAG CTAGAGAATGTTCTTCTTGATGCAAAGGGACATATAAAGATCACTGATTTTGGCCTCAGTGCTCTGCCTCAGCATTTTAGG GATGACGGATTGTTGCATACAACCTGTGGAAGTCCTAATTACGTTGCGCCTGAGGTTTTAGCTAACAGAGGCTACGATGGTGCAGCATCAGACATATGGTCCTGTGGTGTAATCTTGTATGTGATTCTAACCGGATGTCTTCCTTTCGACGACAGAAACCTTGCAGTTCTTTACCAGAAG ATATGTAAAGGAGACCCACCAATACCAAGATGGTTATCCCCGGGTGCAAGAACCATGATTAAGAGAATGCTTGATCCAAATCCAGTCACGAGGATCACAGTTGTGGGTATTAAAGCCAGCGAGTGGTTCAAACTTGAGTACATTCCTTCAATTCccgatgatgatgacgaagaagaagttgacACAGACGATGATGCTTTCTCAATCCAAGAACTC GGATCAGAAGAAGGGAAGGGCAGTGATTCACCGACCATCATCAATGCGTTTCAGTTAATCGGAATGTCTTCCTTTCTTGACCTGTCCGGTTTCTTTGAACAAGAG AATGTATCAGAGAGGAGAATAAGATTCACTTCAAATAGCTCAGCAAAAGATTTACTGGAGAAAATCGAAACAGCCGTTACAGAAATGGGATTCAGTGTACAAAAGAAACATGCCAAG ttaagagtaaaacaagaagaaagaaaccagAAAGGTCAAGTTGGTTTATCAGTAACAGCTGAG GTTTTCGAGATAAAGCCGTCACTGAACGTGGTTGAGCTAAGAAAATCTTATGGCGATTCATGTTTATATAGACAG TTGTACGAGAGACTATTAAAAGACGTGGGCACATCCTCGCCGGAGCAAGAGATAGTAACTTAG
- the CIPK1 gene encoding CBL-interacting protein kinase 1 (CBL-interacting protein kinase 1 (CIPK1); CONTAINS InterPro DOMAIN/s: NAF/FISL domain (InterPro:IPR018451), Serine/threonine-protein kinase-like domain (InterPro:IPR017442), Protein kinase-like domain (InterPro:IPR011009), Serine/threonine-protein kinase, active site (InterPro:IPR008271), NAF domain (InterPro:IPR004041), CBL-interacting protein kinase (InterPro:IPR020660), Protein kinase, catalytic domain (InterPro:IPR000719), Calcium/calmodulin-dependent protein kinase-like (InterPro:IPR020636); BEST Arabidopsis thaliana protein match is: CBL-interacting protein kinase 17 (TAIR:AT1G48260.1); Has 35333 Blast hits to 34131 proteins in 2444 species: Archae - 798; Bacteria - 22429; Metazoa - 974; Fungi - 991; Plants - 531; Viruses - 0; Other Eukaryotes - 9610 (source: NCBI BLink).), with translation MVIMQVLASKTKINMVMELVTGGELFDRIVSNGKLTETDGRKMFQQLIDGISYCHSKGVFHRDLKLENVLLDAKGHIKITDFGLSALPQHFRDDGLLHTTCGSPNYVAPEVLANRGYDGAASDIWSCGVILYVILTGCLPFDDRNLAVLYQKICKGDPPIPRWLSPGARTMIKRMLDPNPVTRITVVGIKASEWFKLEYIPSIPDDDDEEEVDTDDDAFSIQELGSEEGKGSDSPTIINAFQLIGMSSFLDLSGFFEQENVSERRIRFTSNSSAKDLLEKIETAVTEMGFSVQKKHAKLRVKQEERNQKGQVGLSVTAEVFEIKPSLNVVELRKSYGDSCLYRQLYERLLKDVGTSSPEQEIVT, from the exons ATGGTAATCATGCAGGTCTTGGCTAGCAAAACGAAAATTAATATGGTAATGGAACTTGTTACCGGAGGAGAATTGTTCGACAGAATT GTTTCCAACGGAAAATTAACAGAAACTGATGgaagaaaaatgtttcagCAGCTTATCGATGGAATCAGCTACTGTCATAGCAAAGGTGTTTTCCACAGGGATCTCAAG CTAGAGAATGTTCTTCTTGATGCAAAGGGACATATAAAGATCACTGATTTTGGCCTCAGTGCTCTGCCTCAGCATTTTAGG GATGACGGATTGTTGCATACAACCTGTGGAAGTCCTAATTACGTTGCGCCTGAGGTTTTAGCTAACAGAGGCTACGATGGTGCAGCATCAGACATATGGTCCTGTGGTGTAATCTTGTATGTGATTCTAACCGGATGTCTTCCTTTCGACGACAGAAACCTTGCAGTTCTTTACCAGAAG ATATGTAAAGGAGACCCACCAATACCAAGATGGTTATCCCCGGGTGCAAGAACCATGATTAAGAGAATGCTTGATCCAAATCCAGTCACGAGGATCACAGTTGTGGGTATTAAAGCCAGCGAGTGGTTCAAACTTGAGTACATTCCTTCAATTCccgatgatgatgacgaagaagaagttgacACAGACGATGATGCTTTCTCAATCCAAGAACTC GGATCAGAAGAAGGGAAGGGCAGTGATTCACCGACCATCATCAATGCGTTTCAGTTAATCGGAATGTCTTCCTTTCTTGACCTGTCCGGTTTCTTTGAACAAGAG AATGTATCAGAGAGGAGAATAAGATTCACTTCAAATAGCTCAGCAAAAGATTTACTGGAGAAAATCGAAACAGCCGTTACAGAAATGGGATTCAGTGTACAAAAGAAACATGCCAAG ttaagagtaaaacaagaagaaagaaaccagAAAGGTCAAGTTGGTTTATCAGTAACAGCTGAG GTTTTCGAGATAAAGCCGTCACTGAACGTGGTTGAGCTAAGAAAATCTTATGGCGATTCATGTTTATATAGACAG TTGTACGAGAGACTATTAAAAGACGTGGGCACATCCTCGCCGGAGCAAGAGATAGTAACTTAG